The Methanobrevibacter gottschalkii DSM 11977 genome includes a region encoding these proteins:
- the gatD gene encoding Glu-tRNA(Gln) amidotransferase subunit GatD, giving the protein MTYKENAEKFIETYGLSIGDKIQVNKEDITYTGILLDRPEDADDGYLVLKLSSGYNIGVAIENTAAELIEKGEKPKIGFGKSEIPADPKKQNISIVSTGGTVSSVIDYRTGAVHPAFTASDLVKANPELLDYANYNVKALYNILSEDMKPEYWVKAAREIANDISNGSDGVVIAHGTDTMHYTAAALSFMLKTPVPIILTGAQRSSDRPSSDANINLIDSVVAAKSDIAEVCVCMHGSLNDKYTYLHKGTKVRKMHTSRRDTFRSINAQPIAKIENKKININPDYAYTKRGVNGLELNANIEEKVGFIKSFPGISSDYIEYHIDNGYKGLVVEGTGLGHVPNDLIDSFKRARDENIPVIMTSQCLYGRVNMNVYSTGRNIIDSGVISGVDMTPETTYVKLCWALGQSDSYNEVKEIMHEDIAGEFSEKSSIKDFLN; this is encoded by the coding sequence ATGACTTACAAAGAAAATGCTGAGAAATTTATTGAAACCTATGGTTTAAGCATAGGGGATAAAATCCAAGTAAACAAGGAAGATATCACCTATACTGGTATCTTACTTGATAGGCCCGAGGATGCTGATGATGGATATTTAGTCTTGAAATTATCCAGCGGATACAACATTGGAGTAGCTATTGAGAATACTGCTGCTGAGTTAATTGAAAAAGGTGAAAAACCTAAAATCGGATTTGGAAAAAGTGAAATTCCAGCAGATCCAAAAAAACAGAATATTTCAATTGTTTCAACTGGAGGTACAGTGTCCTCCGTTATTGATTATAGGACTGGAGCGGTGCATCCGGCATTTACAGCTTCAGACCTTGTAAAAGCAAATCCTGAATTATTGGATTATGCCAACTACAATGTTAAAGCATTATATAATATATTAAGTGAGGATATGAAACCAGAATACTGGGTAAAAGCAGCTCGTGAAATAGCTAATGACATTTCAAATGGAAGTGATGGTGTTGTAATAGCCCATGGTACTGATACAATGCATTATACGGCAGCTGCATTAAGTTTTATGTTAAAAACCCCAGTGCCAATTATATTAACTGGTGCACAAAGAAGTTCAGATAGGCCTTCAAGCGATGCCAACATTAACCTGATTGATTCTGTTGTTGCTGCAAAATCTGACATTGCAGAAGTATGTGTATGCATGCATGGAAGCTTAAATGACAAATACACTTACTTGCACAAGGGAACTAAGGTCAGAAAAATGCATACCTCAAGAAGAGATACTTTTAGAAGTATTAATGCCCAACCAATAGCTAAAATTGAAAACAAAAAAATTAACATTAACCCGGATTATGCATACACCAAACGTGGTGTAAATGGGTTAGAATTAAATGCAAATATTGAAGAAAAGGTTGGATTTATTAAAAGTTTCCCGGGAATTTCTTCTGATTACATTGAATATCACATTGATAATGGATATAAAGGCCTTGTTGTTGAAGGAACTGGTCTTGGACATGTTCCCAATGACTTAATTGACTCATTTAAAAGAGCAAGAGATGAAAATATTCCGGTCATTATGACTTCACAATGCCTATATGGAAGAGTGAATATGAATGTTTATTCAACTGGACGCAATATTATTGATTCTGGCGTAATTTCCGGAGTAGACATGACACCTGAAACTACTTATGTAAAATTATGTTGGGCATTAGGTCAAAGTGACAGTTACAATGAAGTAAAAGAAATTATGCATGAAGATATTGCAGGTGAATTTAGTGAAAAATCTTCCATTAAAGATTTCTTAAACTAG
- a CDS encoding Nre family DNA repair protein gives MKTTKNAYLAKLTEQIQMKSVKVGKNLEGTTPPSVFIGRWSYPKVYAGPMMSSQMGDTSIMDTPEDWIGQNKTQDEIINYRMNLVRGKQLIKIDDLENPFIEKLQDISLASKSIDSEATFGRRPTGSVLTEDSMPHGPSAVIEKFDIDAVKWDRQLEKTFYDTDLKSTDAIVNLHNKDVPFTAMQKAFSVGAIGTKNKRKLVPTRWSITACDSTLADEFLKKVRKFEKLDTYRVFEFGALNNYYVIILTPTEWQYEWYEAFIRLMKNEELIFSDYETNGGKKEYSIVGGCYYTAKMVVLDYLMQIKKQSGLLILREAYDGYVPLGVFNVRENIKEAMQRPYIEFETLESCLEYAGTKLRIPINRYVKQGTLMNEMLHTKQTTLDMYFKSG, from the coding sequence ATGAAAACTACTAAAAATGCTTATCTTGCCAAATTAACGGAACAAATCCAAATGAAATCCGTTAAAGTTGGAAAAAATCTTGAAGGAACAACTCCACCATCAGTGTTTATTGGAAGATGGTCATATCCAAAAGTATATGCTGGACCAATGATGAGTTCACAAATGGGAGACACATCTATCATGGACACACCAGAAGATTGGATTGGTCAAAATAAAACACAAGATGAAATTATTAATTATAGAATGAATCTTGTACGTGGAAAGCAATTAATAAAAATTGATGATTTAGAAAATCCGTTTATTGAAAAACTTCAAGACATATCACTTGCATCCAAATCAATTGATAGTGAAGCGACCTTTGGAAGAAGACCAACTGGATCCGTGCTTACAGAAGACAGTATGCCTCATGGTCCAAGCGCAGTTATTGAAAAATTTGATATTGATGCAGTTAAATGGGATAGGCAACTTGAAAAAACATTTTATGATACAGATTTAAAATCAACTGATGCAATTGTTAATCTTCACAATAAAGATGTGCCATTTACCGCTATGCAGAAAGCATTTTCGGTTGGTGCTATTGGGACTAAAAACAAAAGAAAACTTGTTCCAACTCGCTGGTCCATTACAGCATGTGATTCGACACTTGCAGATGAATTTTTAAAAAAGGTAAGAAAATTCGAAAAATTAGATACATACAGAGTCTTTGAATTTGGTGCTCTAAACAATTATTATGTAATTATCTTAACACCTACAGAATGGCAATACGAATGGTATGAAGCATTTATTAGATTAATGAAAAATGAAGAGTTAATCTTTTCAGATTATGAAACAAATGGTGGTAAAAAAGAGTATTCAATTGTTGGTGGATGTTATTATACTGCAAAAATGGTAGTCTTAGACTATTTAATGCAAATCAAAAAACAATCAGGGCTTTTAATTTTAAGAGAAGCTTATGATGGTTATGTGCCTTTAGGTGTTTTCAATGTAAGAGAAAACATAAAAGAAGCAATGCAAAGACCATACATAGAATTTGAAACCCTAGAATCATGTCTTGAATACGCAGGAACTAAACTTCGAATACCTATCAATAGATATGTAAAACAGGGAACTTTAATGAATGAAATGCTCCATACAAAACAAACCACACTTGATATGTACTTTAAAAGTGGATAA
- a CDS encoding DegT/DnrJ/EryC1/StrS family aminotransferase, with product MFKFKTPSEKTRQTMSKVALGKTNINFEERCTEKIKRLTEKEEVKITSSGNNSIFIALSAIKGDIIIPDQGGWHGFKQIAKFLNKNIITLKTDLGLINPKYIDELDLREGSALIYTSFAGYCAEQDTKSIAKYCKNNNILTIEDASAGIGDSEKKLGKYSDIILASTGSPKIINVGQGGFIASNESEIFKEDLMPQKLSKTSEIVCSGIDSELDNIAEKLNLTVNATNYLKKYINNALHPNKRGVNVIILHDDAKAIGWNLKKKLTTDKSGFITTCPNYNRVKQKAISIEIKNLDYNCLKKEHLDKIIEEMEINNLQ from the coding sequence ATGTTTAAATTTAAAACCCCCTCAGAGAAAACAAGACAAACAATGTCTAAAGTTGCATTAGGTAAAACCAATATAAACTTTGAAGAAAGATGCACAGAAAAAATAAAAAGGTTAACCGAAAAGGAAGAAGTTAAAATTACTTCAAGTGGAAATAACAGTATTTTTATTGCACTTTCAGCTATTAAAGGAGACATTATCATTCCTGATCAAGGAGGTTGGCATGGATTTAAACAGATTGCAAAATTCTTAAATAAGAATATCATTACATTAAAAACAGATTTAGGTTTAATTAACCCTAAATATATTGATGAACTGGATTTAAGAGAAGGTTCTGCATTAATTTATACTAGTTTTGCCGGATACTGTGCCGAGCAAGACACTAAATCAATTGCAAAGTATTGTAAAAATAATAATATTCTAACAATCGAAGATGCTTCAGCCGGAATTGGAGATAGTGAAAAAAAACTTGGAAAATATTCGGATATAATACTTGCATCAACAGGATCACCTAAAATAATCAATGTTGGTCAGGGCGGTTTTATTGCAAGCAATGAAAGTGAAATTTTCAAAGAAGATTTAATGCCCCAAAAATTAAGCAAAACATCAGAAATTGTATGTAGTGGTATAGATAGTGAACTTGATAATATTGCAGAAAAATTAAATCTTACAGTAAATGCTACAAACTATCTAAAAAAATATATTAATAATGCATTACATCCAAATAAAAGAGGTGTTAATGTAATTATACTGCATGATGATGCGAAAGCAATTGGTTGGAATTTGAAAAAAAAATTAACTACCGATAAAAGTGGATTTATTACAACTTGCCCCAATTATAATCGTGTGAAACAAAAAGCAATATCAATTGAAATTAAAAATCTTGATTACAATTGCCTTAAAAAAGAGCATTTAGATAAAATAATTGAAGAAATGGAAATTAATAATTTACAGTGA
- a CDS encoding GMP synthase subunit A translates to MTILVINNKGQYNHRIARSLQYLKIPSKLVSNNLSIEEIEAENPIGLILGGGPSIEDAGLSEEYIKYFDIPILGICLGHQLIAKVYGGEVTTSDTESYAQVKIDIKNDENLFEGLAPEIDVWSSHKDEVKTIPDEFEILASSNLCNVESFKHKDKDVYGIQFHPEVHHTPKGEAIFNNFYKICKK, encoded by the coding sequence ATGACAATTTTAGTAATTAATAACAAAGGCCAATATAACCATAGAATCGCTAGAAGTTTACAATATTTAAAGATTCCCTCAAAATTAGTTTCAAACAATTTATCTATTGAAGAAATTGAAGCTGAAAATCCTATTGGATTAATTTTAGGTGGTGGACCATCAATAGAAGATGCTGGTTTAAGTGAAGAATACATTAAATATTTTGACATACCTATTTTAGGAATATGCCTTGGTCATCAGTTAATTGCTAAAGTTTACGGAGGAGAAGTTACTACTTCAGATACTGAAAGTTATGCTCAAGTTAAAATTGATATTAAGAATGATGAAAACTTATTCGAAGGCCTAGCTCCTGAAATCGATGTTTGGTCATCCCATAAAGATGAAGTGAAAACAATTCCCGATGAATTCGAAATCTTGGCTAGTTCTAACTTATGCAATGTTGAATCATTTAAACATAAAGATAAAGATGTATATGGAATTCAATTCCACCCAGAAGTACATCACACTCCAAAAGGAGAAGCAATATTTAATAATTTTTATAAAATCTGTAAAAAATAG
- a CDS encoding zinc-ribbon domain-containing protein has translation MKMCNRCGAENKDKSNFCSNCGAILNNPKPTHSYDKKLIERFMDANIILKLIIIIVAVFVFFVASAWIGHIFFGMPLEFYTEGDATYHLSQFNKLDLDGDGNLTFYEVKGLASDISQDNLSGIFDAADKNNNGVLKGSEFDGYLQFIDKYYKELGKQQKAERKNSAQQKSSSSSSSSNPSFQDEGHEICPVCGGNQFTEFYNSQYGEMNWQCDYCGEIFRSDDEFYIDYWESNGIKCILPALENNLDII, from the coding sequence ATGAAAATGTGCAATCGTTGCGGTGCAGAAAATAAAGATAAAAGTAATTTTTGTTCAAACTGTGGTGCTATATTAAATAATCCTAAACCTACTCATAGCTATGATAAAAAATTAATAGAACGATTTATGGATGCTAATATAATTCTTAAATTAATCATAATCATTGTTGCAGTTTTTGTATTTTTTGTTGCTTCAGCATGGATAGGGCATATTTTTTTTGGAATGCCTTTGGAATTTTATACTGAGGGAGATGCAACTTATCATTTATCTCAATTTAATAAATTGGACCTTGATGGTGATGGCAATCTTACTTTTTATGAAGTAAAAGGTTTAGCATCAGATATTTCGCAGGATAATCTTTCAGGGATATTTGATGCCGCCGATAAAAATAACAATGGTGTTTTAAAAGGATCTGAATTTGATGGCTATCTTCAGTTTATTGATAAATATTATAAAGAATTAGGAAAGCAGCAAAAAGCTGAAAGAAAAAATTCAGCACAACAAAAAAGTAGTTCTTCTTCATCAAGTTCTAATCCATCATTTCAAGATGAGGGACATGAAATCTGCCCAGTGTGTGGTGGAAATCAATTTACTGAATTTTACAATTCACAATATGGTGAAATGAATTGGCAATGTGATTACTGTGGTGAAATATTTCGCAGTGATGATGAGTTTTATATAGATTATTGGGAATCAAATGGCATTAAGTGTATATTGCCTGCACTGGAGAATAATTTAGATATAATCTAG
- the gatE gene encoding Glu-tRNA(Gln) amidotransferase subunit GatE, producing the protein MDYEKLGLKMGLEIHQQLNSEHKLFCPCKTELVDDDFDGIVQRKLRPTQSELGEIDRAALQESLRGLNFKYENFAKHTCLVENDDEPPHSLNEEALDICITIACLMNMHIVDEFHTMRKQVIDGSNTGGFQRTGMVATDGYLETPYGKVVIESLGLEEDAARRIETKDGFTEFRLDRLGIPLAEVTTDPSMHHPDQVREVAYMLGQILRSTNVKRGLGTIRQDLNISIAEGARVEIKGVQDLDLMAEIVNREIQRQLVLIDIKKELVARNAEVLDEIHDLDELFKDTESKILKSAETIKAVVLKGYDGLIGREVQPGRRFGSEIASYAKKRGVSGIFHSDELPAYGITQEEVDNVTDYLNIGEDDAFIIVAHDEDIAISALEEVKRRASLGLDGVVEETRKALEDGNTEYMRPLPTANRMYLETDIPLFKITADRIEPISNNLPELPDVKQARIIKEYNLSEDLATQLVKRQEADMFEAIIADVSIDATPVASLLAYDLREIKREGHDITALGLDHFKEIFTLLAEGKIAKDSVRKLAIETIKAPESDVAEIAEINNLTMLSEDDVVKIISEIVAKNEGMVKERQMGAMGPLMGMCMKQLKGKADGGMVNKTVRSEIQKLI; encoded by the coding sequence ATGGATTATGAAAAATTAGGATTGAAAATGGGACTTGAAATTCACCAACAACTAAACAGTGAACATAAATTATTCTGTCCTTGTAAAACAGAACTTGTTGATGATGATTTTGACGGAATAGTTCAAAGAAAGTTAAGACCAACCCAATCAGAACTTGGAGAAATCGATAGAGCCGCACTTCAAGAATCTTTAAGAGGTTTAAATTTCAAATACGAAAACTTCGCAAAACATACCTGCCTTGTTGAAAATGACGATGAACCACCTCACAGTTTAAATGAAGAAGCGCTTGACATTTGCATTACAATAGCTTGTTTAATGAACATGCACATTGTTGATGAATTCCATACAATGAGAAAACAGGTTATTGATGGAAGTAACACTGGTGGGTTCCAGAGGACAGGTATGGTTGCAACTGATGGATACTTGGAAACACCATACGGAAAAGTTGTAATCGAAAGTCTTGGTCTTGAAGAAGATGCGGCAAGAAGAATTGAAACCAAAGATGGATTTACTGAATTTAGATTAGACAGATTAGGCATACCTCTTGCTGAAGTTACAACAGACCCTTCAATGCACCATCCTGATCAAGTACGTGAAGTTGCATACATGCTTGGGCAAATATTGCGAAGCACCAATGTTAAAAGAGGTCTTGGAACTATCAGACAAGATTTAAATATTTCCATTGCCGAAGGCGCACGTGTAGAGATTAAAGGTGTGCAGGACTTGGATTTAATGGCAGAAATTGTAAACCGTGAAATCCAAAGGCAATTAGTTTTAATTGACATTAAAAAAGAACTTGTAGCTAGAAATGCAGAAGTATTAGATGAAATCCATGATTTAGATGAATTATTCAAAGACACTGAATCCAAAATATTAAAATCGGCCGAAACTATTAAAGCAGTGGTTTTAAAAGGTTATGATGGTTTAATTGGTCGGGAAGTGCAACCTGGAAGAAGATTTGGTAGTGAAATTGCAAGCTATGCTAAAAAACGTGGAGTATCTGGTATTTTCCACTCTGATGAGTTACCGGCATACGGAATTACCCAAGAAGAAGTAGATAACGTGACTGATTACTTAAACATTGGTGAGGATGATGCGTTTATTATTGTAGCTCACGATGAAGATATTGCAATATCAGCACTTGAAGAAGTTAAAAGAAGAGCTTCACTTGGCCTAGATGGTGTGGTTGAAGAAACCCGTAAAGCATTAGAAGATGGCAATACTGAATATATGAGACCCCTTCCAACTGCAAATAGGATGTATCTTGAAACTGACATTCCGTTGTTTAAAATTACTGCTGATAGAATTGAACCTATTTCAAATAATCTACCTGAATTGCCTGACGTTAAACAAGCAAGAATTATTAAAGAATATAATTTAAGTGAAGATTTAGCAACACAGCTTGTTAAAAGACAAGAGGCAGACATGTTTGAAGCTATTATTGCTGATGTTAGCATAGATGCAACACCTGTAGCATCACTTCTTGCATATGATCTACGTGAGATCAAAAGAGAAGGTCATGACATTACCGCGTTAGGTCTTGATCACTTTAAAGAAATATTCACTTTACTCGCAGAAGGCAAAATTGCAAAAGATAGTGTGCGTAAACTTGCAATTGAAACAATTAAAGCACCTGAAAGCGATGTGGCTGAAATTGCAGAGATAAACAACTTAACTATGCTTAGCGAAGATGATGTTGTAAAAATCATTTCTGAAATTGTTGCTAAAAATGAAGGAATGGTAAAAGAACGTCAAATGGGAGCTATGGGTCCTTTAATGGGAATGTGCATGAAACAACTTAAAGGAAAAGCTGACGGTGGCATGGTTAACAAAACTGTGCGTTCAGAAATTCAAAAATTAATTTAG
- a CDS encoding zinc ribbon domain-containing protein produces MFCEKCGKEIPDNTRFCSNCGNQIKKPNNKITEEKNMYLALFLSIFLMGLGIYYAGNKKKGIILFIFILISNRMRKFQIFIIIAIILWIYAIYETYIDVKRANGEENPNLLEDINNFTTSKHFVHIIAIALLFAVSYFLISKL; encoded by the coding sequence ATGTTTTGTGAAAAATGTGGTAAAGAAATTCCAGATAATACACGATTTTGTAGTAATTGTGGAAACCAAATTAAAAAACCAAACAACAAAATAACTGAAGAGAAGAATATGTATCTTGCATTATTCCTTTCAATTTTTTTGATGGGTTTAGGAATATATTATGCAGGAAATAAGAAAAAAGGAATTATACTTTTTATTTTCATATTAATATCCAACCGTATGAGAAAATTTCAAATATTCATTATAATTGCAATAATACTCTGGATATATGCAATATATGAAACATACATAGATGTCAAAAGAGCAAATGGTGAGGAAAATCCAAATTTACTTGAAGATATAAACAATTTCACCACTTCTAAACATTTTGTTCATATAATCGCAATAGCATTATTATTTGCAGTATCTTATTTTTTAATAAGCAAATTGTAG
- a CDS encoding NAD(P)/FAD-dependent oxidoreductase has protein sequence MNQYDIIIIGAGPGGLTAGIYAGRQGTKNLIIDKDLAGGLGREVPEMENYPGFDKISGLELVEKMKEQAIKNCDLHEMENVEEIIRTDDEYRFTVKTDKDAYQSKIIILATGSSHRQLNVKGEEEFRGKGVSYCATCDGFFFAGRDIVMVGGGNSALQEALYLNNLGANVTLIHRRGEFRAQKHLQDMIKKEGIKTILNATVEEIKGDMLVESVLLKDNETNEMKEVPTNGVFISVGYMPHTKLAYQLGVTLDESGHVIIDKSQKTNIDYVYAIGDVCIGLKQWVVACGEGAVAATSAFEDIQN, from the coding sequence ATGAATCAATATGATATCATCATTATCGGAGCAGGACCTGGTGGGTTGACTGCAGGAATATATGCCGGCCGTCAAGGAACTAAAAATTTAATAATTGATAAAGACCTGGCAGGCGGACTTGGCCGTGAAGTTCCTGAAATGGAAAATTATCCTGGTTTTGATAAAATTTCAGGACTTGAATTAGTAGAGAAAATGAAAGAACAAGCAATTAAAAACTGTGATTTGCATGAAATGGAAAATGTGGAAGAAATCATAAGAACAGATGATGAATACAGATTCACTGTTAAAACAGATAAAGACGCTTATCAATCAAAAATTATTATTCTTGCAACTGGAAGTTCACATAGGCAATTAAATGTGAAAGGTGAGGAAGAATTTAGAGGAAAAGGAGTTAGTTACTGTGCAACTTGTGATGGATTTTTCTTTGCTGGTCGTGACATTGTAATGGTGGGTGGAGGAAACAGCGCTCTTCAAGAAGCGTTATACTTGAATAATCTTGGAGCTAATGTTACATTAATTCATAGAAGAGGTGAATTTAGAGCCCAAAAACACTTACAGGATATGATTAAAAAAGAAGGCATTAAAACAATTTTAAATGCAACCGTTGAAGAAATAAAAGGTGATATGCTTGTTGAATCTGTCTTATTAAAAGACAATGAAACTAACGAAATGAAAGAAGTTCCAACTAATGGTGTTTTCATTAGTGTCGGTTATATGCCTCACACAAAGCTTGCATATCAATTAGGAGTCACATTAGATGAATCTGGACATGTCATAATTGACAAATCTCAAAAAACTAATATTGACTATGTATATGCAATAGGTGATGTTTGCATTGGTTTAAAACAGTGGGTTGTAGCTTGCGGAGAAGGTGCAGTTGCTGCAACTTCCGCATTTGAAGACATTCAAAATTAG
- the guaA gene encoding glutamine-hydrolyzing GMP synthase yields MLSPKEFIEDSIQKIKDQIGDEKAIIALSGGVDSSVCSVLVQEAIGDNLTAVFVDHGLLREGEVEQVTNTFKDRLNLKFVDASDEFMDALDGIEDPELKRKIIGKIFVDVFEREAIKSGAKFLVQGTIAPDWIETKGEIKSHHNLALPSGMKLKVCEPIRDLYKDEVREIGDELNIPASTVYRQPFPGPGLGVRVVGALTKENVEVCRKANKIVCDEIEAAGIDKDVWQYFAVLTNTKVTGVKGDQRDFGYLVVVRVVNSIDAMTASVAELPWEVIQTISKRITSEISEVTHVALSVSDKPPATIEFC; encoded by the coding sequence ATGTTAAGCCCAAAAGAGTTTATTGAAGATTCAATACAAAAAATTAAGGATCAAATTGGTGATGAAAAAGCAATTATTGCATTATCTGGAGGAGTAGATAGTTCAGTATGTTCTGTCCTCGTGCAAGAAGCTATTGGTGATAATTTAACCGCAGTATTTGTGGATCACGGTCTTTTAAGAGAAGGGGAAGTTGAACAAGTAACTAATACTTTTAAAGATAGATTGAATTTAAAATTTGTTGATGCTTCTGATGAATTTATGGATGCTCTTGATGGTATTGAAGATCCGGAATTAAAAAGAAAAATTATCGGAAAAATATTTGTAGATGTATTTGAAAGAGAAGCAATTAAATCTGGTGCTAAATTCCTAGTACAAGGAACTATTGCTCCTGACTGGATTGAAACTAAAGGTGAAATTAAATCCCATCACAACTTAGCCCTTCCAAGTGGAATGAAATTGAAAGTATGTGAACCAATCCGTGACTTATACAAAGATGAAGTAAGAGAAATCGGTGACGAACTCAACATACCTGCATCTACAGTTTACAGACAACCATTTCCGGGACCTGGTCTTGGCGTGCGTGTTGTCGGAGCACTTACAAAAGAAAATGTTGAAGTATGCAGAAAAGCAAACAAAATTGTTTGTGATGAAATCGAAGCTGCAGGTATCGATAAAGATGTATGGCAATACTTTGCCGTATTAACCAACACCAAAGTTACCGGTGTTAAAGGAGATCAAAGAGACTTTGGATACTTAGTTGTAGTTAGAGTAGTTAACTCTATTGATGCTATGACTGCATCTGTCGCTGAACTTCCTTGGGAAGTTATTCAAACTATATCAAAAAGAATTACCTCAGAAATTTCTGAAGTTACCCATGTCGCTTTATCTGTAAGCGATAAACCACCTGCAACCATTGAATTCTGTTAA
- a CDS encoding double zinc ribbon domain-containing protein, translated as MTNKICFECGIEQDDAFNYCINCGALLSNENDDSLSNSNEYRLPEDIENQNDEYDNLNDVKTCPKCGIEQEIFAKFCRNCGASFSSENKDEITIRCEYCGAELNDEAFCPDCGKATGITICTNCRQKIVNEDFCSICGYQINHKIKICANCGSKIDAMAKVCAHCGAKIIKKNPLIALGFSFVFPGLGQLYNNQNHKGFILIIANIISFILCFIFIGIILVILIWIYAMYDAATSAIAINKGEILEDKLF; from the coding sequence ATGACAAATAAGATATGTTTTGAATGTGGAATTGAACAAGATGATGCATTCAATTACTGCATAAATTGTGGGGCATTACTTTCTAATGAAAATGATGATTCATTATCAAACAGTAATGAATATAGATTGCCAGAAGATATTGAAAATCAAAATGATGAATATGATAATCTCAATGATGTAAAAACTTGTCCTAAATGCGGGATTGAACAGGAAATTTTTGCTAAGTTCTGCAGAAATTGTGGGGCTTCATTTTCCAGTGAAAATAAGGATGAAATCACAATTAGATGTGAGTATTGTGGTGCTGAGTTAAATGATGAGGCATTCTGTCCTGATTGCGGAAAAGCCACTGGCATAACAATATGTACAAACTGCAGGCAAAAAATAGTGAATGAAGACTTTTGTTCTATTTGTGGATATCAAATTAATCATAAAATTAAAATATGTGCTAATTGTGGAAGTAAAATCGATGCAATGGCTAAAGTCTGCGCACATTGCGGTGCAAAAATAATTAAAAAAAATCCTCTTATAGCATTAGGTTTTTCATTTGTTTTCCCAGGATTAGGCCAATTATATAATAATCAAAACCATAAAGGGTTTATTCTTATTATTGCTAATATAATTTCTTTTATATTGTGTTTTATTTTTATTGGAATAATATTAGTCATTTTAATATGGATATATGCAATGTATGATGCGGCCACTTCTGCAATAGCTATAAATAAGGGAGAAATTCTCGAGGACAAACTCTTTTAA